The DNA window GTGCATCTCGACCATCATTAGCGGTTTCAACTTCGTAGCCAGCATCACGCAATGTATGGCTAACCATTTGACGTATTGACACAGAGTCATCTACTGCAAGTATCTTAGTCATATTGATTACTCCCCGACTTTCGCTATTCCATCAAACACCTCACACAGTCCCAAGGTTTGTATACTTTCGGTTAGAAGCTGTGTCGGCTTAATAAGATAAATCTCTCGGCGATTTTTTTTTGCGGAAATAAAAAGACAAGAAAGGAGTTGGATGCCAGCAGCATCGACGCGCACCACATTCTCAGCGCTCACTTCTACTGCGCCTTGTTGTGCAAACCATGTTTGATATTGAGTCGTCACATCCAATACTGTCGAGATGTCTAGTGACTCAGGAAGTAAACAATACATGTTTCTACCTTTTATTTTTTAATATTTCCTAGCCGTTGGTTGAAGCATACGCCTCAATCTGAGTGTAGAAAGGAATTGCGGATTAGCCAACCAAACTCAACCCCATTATGAATATAAACACACATAAATTATAAGAGGATTAATAGAATGATCTTATTTTCAATACGTTATACGAATTGTCTTTATCAAAAAAAAACCATATTTTTCTAATGGAATAGAAAATATGGTTGTTAAAATAGTCGATGGCGAGTTTACAATGTAAATACAACAGTGTTTTACAGGTGCGAGAAAAAGTGAGCCCGCTTATAAAGAGGATATTTACACTGTAAACACCATTGTTACTCTTGATTGGATTTTATTAATGCTCTAAGCTCATCTCTGATTTTTTGCTCCAACTGCTTCCTTCCTGATACTACAAACTCTTCACAGCATTGTCTCCACGTTCGCTGCTGCAAAACCTTACGTACCAGTAGATTCGATGATTCCTTGATGAGAATTGGTGATGACAATATCCAATCAGATAGAAATGGCACAACACTTTCGTAGCTTGCCCCTCCCATAGAGTAGTTATCAACGACTGCGGGAAGTTCAGCTTTATCTGTAGAAATGTTGTTCGTCACTAGTAATCTACGAATAATGTCTACTTCAATATCGGAAAAAACGCTGCTCAATAAATAAATCATTGTGTGTCGATGACAACTTACGGCATTCTCTAACCAATCAACCTCTCCCTTGATCATGATAATAGAGTGACAACCACTTGCTTGATCTCTCTGTGTACCCAGTTTAACAGGAGAAAAACCCGCTTTAGTCCAAAATCGAATCAGTTCATCAGTGGCACCGAAGCTAGTTGACATAAAATCAGCGGTTGATTGTTTGGTGAGCTGAGAAAGTATCTCAGTACCAATCCCCATTCTTTGAGCATCTGGGTGTATTGCGATACGCATTATACGGGTGCTATGTTGACGTGCTGCGTAACAAATACCAAGTTGGTTAGCCAAAGTCACTGGCACCAAGTGACCTCTTGGACGTCGCTTGCCATGTTGAATTGATTTAATCAAGCTGTCCTCTAACCCACCTTCATCAATGGTCATCACACAACCAATACACGCTCCCTCAGAAAAGGCTATATATAACTGTATTGCCTCTTCTTCTAACAATAACATAAGATCACTTGGTGCTGTTTGATAATGAGCATTCACCAAAAGTGCAAAACTGGCTCGCAATAAAGAGGGTTGTTTGATCAAGTTTTGCTTAAGAACTTTTTCTAACCTAATGTCGGAACCTCGGTTTAATTTCAGTGGTGCAAGCTCAGCATCTAGCAAAAAAGTATCAAATAACCAGTTTTCTAATGGGTCATCCTTCGCCCAACGAATAGGTTGATTTAGATGGAAAAAAGACGTGTTTGGCCTCTTATCCTCAAGCCAATCTTGAAACTTCACAGTAAAGCCCCTTCCACAGCCTTCATAACCATGAACTGTGGTAGAGAAAACACAACGGTGATAAAAAGTCACAACTTTCTGCAGCATCGGAATAGGAATAGCTGACGCTTCGTCGACAAGCAATAAATCGCACTCAGGTTGACTAGTAAGCAACTCATCCGGAGCAATAAATTCAATAGACGAATGCGAATAACAAATCTTACCTTTCTTTGTTTGGGCGTCTAACAATCGCTTTTGGGCATGTTCAAAAACAGGCCGTACTGTTGATAAACTGGGGGCTGTAACAAGAATCTTCATCTGGCGTTGCTTCATCAGCTCTGCCGATGCGATACCTAATGCGCTGCTTTTTCCTCTGCCTCTATCAGCGGTCATCACGAGTGGACGCTTGCGATGCCCAGTAGAAACTTTTTTTATTTTCTCTATTGCTATTACTTGATCACCGAGCAGAGCCGATGATGGAACCTTAGTCTCTTTTACCTTAGGTAAGGGCTTAGATTGCTCGAGTTGAATCAACCTTTTAAAAGCATCTTGTAGCCATTGCTGTGCTAATGATGAAGTGTTAGTTAACCATGGTAATATAACGACTAAACCGCCTCCTCGCACACTCCCCAAAGCGGCACAGAATGAATTTGCGTCAAATCCCCCCGAAAGATCGCAAATCAATAACTCACATTCTTGCCCTAGCAAAGTATTCCCTTGCTTATAAGAGATATGACGAATTCGGTCATCGCTTACTGGCCCTCCTAGCTGAACGATGTCGGAATCGGAGACGAAACTTTTGAGAGTATCTACAGTAGAGCAGGTCCATTCATGGTCCCCGTACATTACTAACCCATATCTATGATTAGTTTGACGAGCGAGTTCAATAAGACGGGTAAAGTAATCAAACATGGTAGAGATCAGTCATTGAGAATAAAAGAATTATAACAACTTGACTCAATAAATGAGAGTGATAAAAAAGCCGCTCATGGCGGCTTGGTAAACTAAAGTATTTTCGTTAAAGAATTTGTATACATGCAAAACTGGCAAACACGTTACCCATCTAACTTATTAGTGAGAAAGTTAAGAATTTCTTGCATCAAGTGATCATCTATCTTCTTGAGGTTCAATGCCAAGTCAGATCCTTTGCGATTATAGCTTGCTCTGCCTTTAATCAGTTCAATTTTACTATGACCGGCATTTTTCTTAGGCGCTAGTTCATTAATCCACTGCTCTATGGTTTCTGAAACTTCCTTGGTGATTCGAGCAACTCCTTGCGCTTGACTTCTCTGCCATACGTAGCCTTCTGAAGACTGGCATCTTTCTAACAGTTGGGTTCGGTTAGCTTCACTGAGCTCATTAAACTGCTTATGCAGCTTGACTATTGTCGGACGGCCAAGATCAGCGACATTTGGATACGCTTGAAGTAAAGATAGAGGTAGATCCGCTGCTTTCAACGCACCACTAACCAGAGCTTCACTGCATTGAAACATTTTTGCGAGTGCTTTTTGATCATCTGCTTCACCGCTAGTGAGCTTAGCCCGCATTTCTTTCCCTTTTTCATACAAAGATAAGGGTTTATGAGCATTAGCAACGTCAGACAAGAACTTAGCATGCTCACCGTTAATGTCTTCTGCAACATAGATAAGAAAATCTTTGTTGGCTAGGATACAGGACATACGTCGACGACTGCCATCCAACACTTCTATTTTTCCATCTGCACTCTTTCGGCCAACCGCTGGGTATTGCTGGCCTCGCTCTTTAAGAGTGCTCAGAATATCTGATAACGCATGCTCATTAAGAAATGCCTGTTCCCGTGCGTTATCAGTAAACACTGATGTTTCATGTTCGATTTTGTCAGCTGGAACCTTCAGCAATTCAAAGGTAACAAGATCTTCACCCGCAACCGCTAATTCTATTACCTGAACTTGGTCCTTAGCTGCTTTTTGGGCCTCTTGAGTAGTTGCAACATGGCGCTTATCTGCTTTGCCAAATAACCTTGCATTTAAGTCTGAAGTTTTTATTGCCATTGTTTACTTATCCCTGATTAAGTGATGACCAATTACTGTGAAGAACTCGTTCAAGCTCCAAAGCACTCTTTTGTACCGCATCTTGTGCTGTGGCAAGGGTCTTTTTGCCACCCTCAAAGTCCCCAGTAGTTAAATCAAACACCGTACTATAGGTATCAGCACAAGTTTCAAATGCACGACTGCGAGGAATCGTCGCCATAGTCACTTGATCTCCGAGTAGATAATTCATCTCTGTTAATACTGCAACCTGCTTTTTATTATCGTCCTCAAACATTGTTGGCATTAAACGAACAAACTCTAATCCTTGCCAATCTTGGGGA is part of the Vibrio aquimaris genome and encodes:
- a CDS encoding STAS domain-containing protein, producing MYCLLPESLDISTVLDVTTQYQTWFAQQGAVEVSAENVVRVDAAGIQLLSCLFISAKKNRREIYLIKPTQLLTESIQTLGLCEVFDGIAKVGE
- a CDS encoding tRNA(Met) cytidine acetyltransferase TmcA, with the protein product MFDYFTRLIELARQTNHRYGLVMYGDHEWTCSTVDTLKSFVSDSDIVQLGGPVSDDRIRHISYKQGNTLLGQECELLICDLSGGFDANSFCAALGSVRGGGLVVILPWLTNTSSLAQQWLQDAFKRLIQLEQSKPLPKVKETKVPSSALLGDQVIAIEKIKKVSTGHRKRPLVMTADRGRGKSSALGIASAELMKQRQMKILVTAPSLSTVRPVFEHAQKRLLDAQTKKGKICYSHSSIEFIAPDELLTSQPECDLLLVDEASAIPIPMLQKVVTFYHRCVFSTTVHGYEGCGRGFTVKFQDWLEDKRPNTSFFHLNQPIRWAKDDPLENWLFDTFLLDAELAPLKLNRGSDIRLEKVLKQNLIKQPSLLRASFALLVNAHYQTAPSDLMLLLEEEAIQLYIAFSEGACIGCVMTIDEGGLEDSLIKSIQHGKRRPRGHLVPVTLANQLGICYAARQHSTRIMRIAIHPDAQRMGIGTEILSQLTKQSTADFMSTSFGATDELIRFWTKAGFSPVKLGTQRDQASGCHSIIMIKGEVDWLENAVSCHRHTMIYLLSSVFSDIEVDIIRRLLVTNNISTDKAELPAVVDNYSMGGASYESVVPFLSDWILSSPILIKESSNLLVRKVLQQRTWRQCCEEFVVSGRKQLEQKIRDELRALIKSNQE
- a CDS encoding ParB/RepB/Spo0J family partition protein produces the protein MAIKTSDLNARLFGKADKRHVATTQEAQKAAKDQVQVIELAVAGEDLVTFELLKVPADKIEHETSVFTDNAREQAFLNEHALSDILSTLKERGQQYPAVGRKSADGKIEVLDGSRRRMSCILANKDFLIYVAEDINGEHAKFLSDVANAHKPLSLYEKGKEMRAKLTSGEADDQKALAKMFQCSEALVSGALKAADLPLSLLQAYPNVADLGRPTIVKLHKQFNELSEANRTQLLERCQSSEGYVWQRSQAQGVARITKEVSETIEQWINELAPKKNAGHSKIELIKGRASYNRKGSDLALNLKKIDDHLMQEILNFLTNKLDG